From Flavipsychrobacter sp., a single genomic window includes:
- a CDS encoding DUF47 family protein, giving the protein MGVLNKLFKPGGTKFYILFESATANLIEMSRLFVQVTSAPKAEDRKVVIDAMGKLEESSDKLAHKLLIELGGNYITPFDREDIHYLASTLDEIAHDIWGISRLYNRYDLKGEHNTSTQVAENLVEFFLLLDTTIKGLRNQSSLKSLVDSCEEMRALSSSSDRLLEASIANVVNHGAEYPKALIQQMDYYELLQTTVGNCRKAISVIEGIIVKYG; this is encoded by the coding sequence ATGGGTGTACTGAACAAGTTGTTTAAGCCAGGAGGAACTAAGTTCTATATTCTTTTTGAAAGTGCTACTGCAAATTTGATAGAGATGAGTCGCCTGTTTGTACAGGTAACTAGTGCCCCAAAAGCAGAAGACCGTAAGGTTGTAATAGATGCAATGGGGAAGCTTGAAGAGAGTAGCGATAAGCTAGCCCATAAACTACTTATAGAATTAGGAGGTAACTATATTACTCCTTTCGATAGAGAAGATATACACTACCTAGCATCTACATTAGATGAAATAGCTCATGATATTTGGGGAATATCAAGATTGTATAATAGATATGATCTTAAAGGAGAACATAACACTTCGACACAAGTAGCTGAAAATTTGGTTGAGTTCTTTTTATTGTTAGATACTACTATTAAGGGGTTAAGAAACCAGTCTTCCTTAAAATCACTTGTTGATTCTTGTGAAGAAATGAGAGCATTAAGTAGTAGCTCTGACAGGCTTCTTGAAGCTAGTATTGCTAACGTGGTTAATCATGGCGCCGAATATCCCAAAGCACTTATTCAGCAAATGGACTATTACGAATTGCTACAGACTACAGTTGGTAATTGTAGAAAGGCAATAAGTGTAATAGAAGGTATTATTGTTAAGTACGGTTAG
- a CDS encoding TIGR00730 family Rossman fold protein → MMSNVPNNQKKISKEEAYFLEGPHSRWKEFKFIIKVVREFIRGYRKLHFIGPCVTVFGSARFDENHPHYIKAREIGAAISKLGFTVITGGGPGIMEAANRGAKDVGGKSVGCNIILPHEQAPNPHLDHWVDMDLFFVRKTLLTKYSYAFVVMPGGYGTLDELFESLTLIQTGKIEKFPVVLMGKEYHHVLYEHIQLMIKEKTISPKDIDLFLFTDSVEEAIAHIEKHAIEGFGLTKRKKYKPISMYGEKSYLD, encoded by the coding sequence ATGATGAGCAACGTGCCGAATAATCAGAAGAAGATATCAAAAGAAGAAGCATATTTCCTAGAAGGACCACACTCCCGCTGGAAGGAGTTTAAATTCATAATAAAGGTAGTACGAGAGTTTATTAGAGGCTATAGAAAGCTACACTTCATAGGTCCTTGTGTAACTGTATTCGGTTCAGCTCGTTTTGATGAAAATCATCCTCATTATATAAAAGCAAGAGAAATTGGAGCAGCTATAAGCAAGCTAGGGTTTACTGTTATCACCGGTGGTGGACCAGGTATTATGGAAGCAGCAAATAGAGGAGCCAAAGATGTTGGCGGTAAATCAGTAGGTTGTAATATCATTCTGCCTCATGAACAGGCACCTAACCCCCACCTTGACCATTGGGTAGACATGGACCTATTCTTTGTTAGAAAAACACTACTTACAAAATACTCTTATGCCTTTGTTGTAATGCCAGGTGGGTATGGTACATTAGATGAGCTATTTGAATCCCTAACATTAATACAAACAGGTAAAATTGAAAAATTCCCAGTGGTATTGATGGGCAAAGAGTACCACCATGTACTTTATGAGCATATACAACTCATGATCAAAGAAAAAACAATTAGCCCAAAAGATATTGACCTATTCTTATTTACAGATTCTGTAGAAGAGGCAATAGCCCATATAGAGAAGCATGCAATAGAGGGCTTTGGATTAACCAAAAGGAAGAAGTACAAACCAATATCAATGTATGGTGAAAAGTCTTATCTAGACTAA
- a CDS encoding cupin domain-containing protein → MINTHTASYWKEQLDLTEHVEGGAFKEIYRSAMKLPQEVLTKEHKGDRAAATSIYFLLEYGEFSAFHRIASDEIWHHYDGGTLCIYEIKKTGELVKHLLGKNIANGEQLQVVIEAGSWFGSRVEEEGSFTLSGCTVAPGFDFGDFELAKKDVLASKYPQYTSIINELTKD, encoded by the coding sequence ATGATAAACACTCATACAGCAAGTTATTGGAAAGAGCAATTAGATTTAACGGAACACGTGGAAGGTGGGGCTTTTAAAGAAATATATCGCTCAGCTATGAAACTACCACAAGAGGTATTGACCAAAGAGCATAAAGGGGATAGAGCTGCAGCAACAAGTATCTATTTTTTGTTGGAGTACGGGGAGTTTTCAGCATTTCATAGAATAGCCTCTGATGAGATATGGCATCACTATGATGGTGGCACATTATGCATTTATGAAATAAAAAAAACGGGAGAATTAGTAAAACATCTATTAGGTAAGAATATAGCTAATGGAGAGCAACTACAAGTAGTCATTGAAGCAGGTAGCTGGTTTGGGTCAAGAGTAGAAGAGGAGGGTAGCTTTACATTGAGTGGCTGCACTGTAGCTCCTGGTTTTGATTTTGGAGATTTTGAACTAGCGAAGAAAGATGTCTTAGCCAGTAAATATCCGCAGTATACATCAATAATAAATGAATTAACAAAAGACTAG
- a CDS encoding CsbD family protein, with protein MDKLELKGNWNELKGKIKQAHASLTDDDLQYQEGQEEELIGRLQQKLGKTRVEIIDWLNAL; from the coding sequence ATGGATAAGCTTGAATTAAAAGGAAACTGGAATGAATTGAAAGGAAAAATAAAACAAGCACACGCATCACTAACTGATGATGATTTGCAATACCAAGAAGGGCAAGAAGAAGAACTAATTGGTAGATTACAACAAAAACTAGGAAAAACTAGAGTAGAAATAATAGATTGGTTGAATGCACTATAA
- a CDS encoding RDD family protein codes for MEKPYEPVTNSFEQEGNPAYFVQFAGFWARFFAVFIDGLILFIPVLVLKYLIDGNFFGNNTITSSLVSIVIRWLYFAIQESSSKQATFGKQLLDIKVTDEYGKRIGFGRATGRFFGKILSAIILLIGFIMAGFTARKQALHDMLANTLVVSQNSFKNRVE; via the coding sequence ATGGAAAAACCATATGAACCCGTAACAAATTCTTTTGAGCAAGAAGGTAACCCCGCATACTTTGTTCAATTTGCTGGTTTTTGGGCACGCTTCTTTGCTGTTTTTATAGACGGTCTTATTTTGTTTATTCCTGTATTAGTGCTTAAATATCTTATAGATGGCAACTTTTTTGGTAATAATACAATTACGTCATCTTTAGTTTCAATTGTTATTAGGTGGCTATATTTTGCGATACAAGAGTCAAGTAGTAAGCAAGCTACATTTGGTAAACAGCTCTTAGATATAAAAGTGACTGATGAGTATGGCAAAAGAATCGGTTTTGGTAGGGCAACAGGAAGATTTTTTGGCAAAATACTATCAGCCATAATACTTCTTATCGGCTTTATAATGGCTGGGTTTACAGCACGTAAGCAAGCATTACATGATATGTTGGCTAATACCCTAGTTGTCTCGCAAAATTCTTTCAAAAATAGAGTAGAGTAA